The following nucleotide sequence is from candidate division WWE3 bacterium.
ATCGGAAGTAAGTGTTCCTTAGTCCAAAACGTATCCCAAGTATCCCGGGCCGGATGCCCCACCGGGAAATTTAAAGCCTCAAAATGGTTATAATCATTATCAACTTCAACGCTATCGATAACCTGGAAGCCCATGTTCATGAAAATATCCTCCGCTAGCTTTCTCATTTGAGTAATGGGATGTAGGTGACCAGTCGTAGGCTTAATACTGGGCATCGAGGTATCAAGATCCAAGGATTTATCGTCAGACGTAGTCGTTGAGTCAATAAAAAACGCTTCCAGAGACTTTTTTAATTCATTTAATTTTAAACCGAGTTGCTTTTTTTCGGAGGGATTAGCAGTTTTTAACTGATCTTTGAGTTTTAGAAATTCCTCTTTGGAATTAGGCATTAACTTTGTTTACAATGGCTTCAAAAGCCTTAGGATAATTTACGGCTAAATCGGCTAATACTTTACGATCTAACTCTATTTTAGCTTTACCTAAAAGTGTAATAAATTTACTGTAATTTAAGCCTAACGGACGCACGGCCGCATTAATACGCATAATCCACAAAACTCTAAAGTCACGCTTCTTTAATTTTCTTCCGGCAAAAGCATATTCTCCAGCGTGAAGCACTGCGTCGCTAGCTCTTTTATAAAGCCGATTATTAGTGCCCTGAAAGCCTTTAGCTTTATCAAGTATTTTTTTGTGCCGATGACGAGTANNNNNNNNNNNNNNNNNNNNNNNNACGTAAGCCTCTTTAACTTCCGTTCAAACGCCTTACTAAATGTCGTTAATTTACTCTTACGATTCTGGGTCTCAGCCGATTTACCGGTCTTTAAGTGAGACGAACCGCGGTGGCGTCGCAACATTTTACCACTTTTGGTAATTTTTACTCTTTTTAATAATGATTTCTTGGTTTTAATTTTAGGCATACTATTTCTTTAATTTCAACGGCGAA
It contains:
- the rplT gene encoding 50S ribosomal protein L20 — its product is TRHRHKKILDKAKGFQGTNNRLYKRASDAVLHAGEYAFAGRKLKKRDFRVLWIMRINAAVRPLGLNYSKFITLLGKAKIELDRKVLADLAVNYPKAFEAIVNKVNA
- a CDS encoding 50S ribosomal protein L35; this translates as MPKIKTKKSLLKRVKITKSGKMLRRHRGSSHLKTGKSAETQNRKSKLTTFSKAFERKLKRLT